One part of the Candidatus Aminicenantes bacterium genome encodes these proteins:
- a CDS encoding adenylyltransferase/cytidyltransferase family protein, whose protein sequence is MSKLRTLAGLKTIVARERRKGRRVVLANGGFDLLHVGHIRYLEAAARLGKILIVALNSDASLRRLKGPGRPLLPQAERAAILSGMACVDHVVIFDEPNVERILLALKPDVHAKGSDYSKKTVPERAVVLGYGGRIAIVGGAKVRSTSEVIPRVLHRLRAKKASGRAR, encoded by the coding sequence TTGAGCAAGCTCCGCACGCTGGCCGGACTGAAGACCATCGTGGCGCGCGAGCGCCGCAAAGGCCGTCGCGTCGTCCTGGCCAACGGCGGATTCGATCTTCTGCACGTGGGCCACATCCGTTACCTGGAAGCCGCGGCCCGGCTGGGCAAAATCCTGATCGTAGCTCTGAACAGCGACGCCTCCCTGCGCCGGCTCAAGGGACCCGGCCGCCCGCTCCTGCCCCAGGCCGAACGGGCCGCGATCCTGTCCGGGATGGCCTGCGTCGATCATGTCGTGATCTTCGATGAGCCCAACGTCGAGCGCATCCTCCTGGCCCTGAAGCCTGATGTCCATGCCAAGGGCTCGGATTACTCGAAAAAAACCGTCCCCGAGCGCGCGGTCGTCCTGGGCTACGGCGGCCGGATCGCCATTGTCGGCGGCGCCAAAGTCCGCTCGACTTCCGAGGTCATCCCCCGCGTTCTGCACAGGCTCAGAGCCAAGAAAGCATCCGGGAGAGCACGTTGA
- a CDS encoding glycosyltransferase family 9 protein, giving the protein MSDRFLIVRTSSLGDIIHALPALAALRKHKPEAEIRWIIGDKGRAILDWVEGLDGIVMTGSPGWRRSIRGRDQTSLDFQGLLKSGLIGFLSGAKRRIGFHRDNLREPAVRIFYTEHAAPYPETEHVIRKNIHLLTVLGITETDIAFPLRVPDPARKAAHETLRGLGWDGRARIVVFNVGAAWPTKRWFPERWRETIAGIARPDRFPVLLWGSPDEKALAEEVAGAEHPRPTAIVPFLTIQESMALIASARLLVSGDTFALQAAAALDVPIVGLFGPTDPRRNGPFRERDKVIHPELACNRCYKRACDTIECLKAITAGEVAARIEEALAEHA; this is encoded by the coding sequence TTGAGCGACCGCTTCCTGATCGTCCGGACCAGCTCGTTGGGCGACATCATCCACGCCTTACCTGCTTTGGCCGCGCTCCGCAAGCACAAGCCAGAGGCCGAGATCCGCTGGATTATCGGCGACAAAGGCCGGGCCATCCTGGACTGGGTCGAAGGCTTGGACGGAATCGTCATGACGGGATCGCCAGGCTGGCGTCGTTCTATTCGCGGCCGCGATCAGACCAGCCTGGACTTCCAGGGTCTGCTCAAATCCGGCCTGATCGGCTTTCTGTCCGGGGCCAAGCGCCGGATCGGATTCCATCGCGATAACCTTCGGGAGCCCGCGGTCCGCATCTTCTACACAGAACACGCGGCGCCGTACCCCGAGACCGAGCATGTGATCCGCAAGAATATTCACCTACTGACTGTTCTCGGGATCACCGAGACGGACATAGCCTTCCCGCTCCGCGTCCCCGACCCAGCCCGGAAGGCGGCCCACGAAACGCTTCGAGGGCTCGGCTGGGACGGCCGGGCCCGAATCGTCGTCTTCAACGTCGGGGCCGCTTGGCCCACCAAGCGCTGGTTCCCCGAGCGCTGGCGCGAGACGATCGCCGGCATCGCGCGCCCCGATCGATTCCCCGTCCTTCTCTGGGGTTCCCCCGACGAAAAAGCCTTGGCCGAGGAGGTCGCCGGAGCCGAGCATCCACGGCCGACCGCAATCGTCCCGTTTTTGACGATCCAGGAAAGCATGGCCCTCATCGCCTCGGCCAGGCTGCTAGTGAGCGGCGATACGTTCGCCCTCCAAGCGGCCGCCGCGCTGGACGTCCCGATTGTCGGCCTGTTCGGACCGACCGACCCACGCCGCAACGGCCCGTTCCGGGAGCGCGACAAGGTCATCCATCCCGAACTGGCCTGCAACCGCTGCTACAAGCGCGCCTGCGACACCATCGAATGCCTCAAGGCGATCACGGCCGGCGAAGTCGCTGCCCGGATCGAGGAAGC